The Dioscorea cayenensis subsp. rotundata cultivar TDr96_F1 chromosome 7, TDr96_F1_v2_PseudoChromosome.rev07_lg8_w22 25.fasta, whole genome shotgun sequence genome includes a region encoding these proteins:
- the LOC120265327 gene encoding receptor-like protein 6 produces MISLTVSQLNLFISSLCVTATTTMISSDHRSDSSTSSFLFSIPSCFFFFFFIILVLLSLSSPSSSANALSSHSQQCLDLLNLKKGFIMLNESYANYFSITSSIPHWRAGTDCCRWEGVSCDEASGLVVSLDLSDRLIGGDIIPSLFNLTSLQRLNLAFNIFQPERCPAFGFGKKLANLTHLNVSIPDCCGAKLSLTLFPGLQLLSLQESSLSGPIDSSLSKLQNLSILRLDFNNLSSHVPDFFANFSSLTVLSLSGCGLKGLFPTSMFELLNLKTLYLSYNEMLEGVFPEFPLNSSLEILIISSTNFSGSLPNSLGNLESLISLDLRHCNFSGSIPWSIGNLSELVYLDLSYNHLSGHLPPMLAGSKISTIDLSSNYFIGQIPSTLGHAHHLISLHLEDNLLTGSIPMSLFTLKKLEKLSLVDNKLSGQLQEFTNASSTLQYVGLWGNNLHGKLPKSLVNLFALISLDLSSNNFDGSVMGLELFGHLQNLTYLDLSGIDLSISHRIVGSSLLFPSLHTLKLQSCNLMAIPSFLKHKKNMGLLDLSNNRINGVIPKWIWGIGRSLNLSYNLFNDIERPLPDPKTMMSINSLDLHSNMLQGQIPLLHAQFLDYSNNYFTGSIPLNISAYLLGTSAFFLANNNLTGEIPASICDTYLQILDLSKNNLSGSIQGCLLESLSNLQALNLRENQFQGILPQNINSSCSLVTIDFYGNKSRRRNTKIIIKM; encoded by the exons ATGATCAGTCTAACAGTCTCACAACTCAACTTATTCATCTCATCTCTCTGTGTTACAGCAACCACCACCATGATAAGTTCAGATCACCGGAGTGACTCCTCCACTTCCTCCTTCCTCTTTTCCATCCCatcatgcttcttcttcttcttcttcattatactAGTGCTATTATCCTTATCAAGCCCCTCCTCATCAGCTAATGCACTCAGCTCCCATTCACAACAATGCCTGGACCTTCTCAACCTCAAGAAAGGTTTCATCATGCTCAACGAAAGCTACGCCAACTACTTTTCTATAACAAGTTCAATCCCGCACTGGCGCGCTGGTACAGACTGTTGCCGATGGGAGGGAGTCAGCTGTGACGAAGCATCCGGTCTTGTTGTCTCTCTCGACCTCAGCGACAGGTTAATTGGAGGTGACATTATTCCATCTCTTTTCAACCTCACCTCCCTCCAAAGACTCAATCTCGCATTCAATATTTTTCAACCAGAGCGCTGTCCTGCATTCGGATTTGGAAAAAAACTGGCTAATCTCACACATCTCAACGTTTCTATTCCGGACTGCTG TGGTGCCAAGCTATCTCTGACTCTGTTCCCCGGACTTCAACTTCTCAGCTTACAAGAATCTTCACTCTCGGGACCGATTGACAGCTCACTGTCCAAGCTTCAGAACTTATCAATACTTCGTCTTGATTTTAACAATCTTTCGTCCCATGTGCCGGACTTCTTTGCAAACTTTTCTTCTTTGACTGTGCTTAGTCTCAGTGGCTGTGGGCTCAAAGGTTTGTTTCCAACTAGCATGTTTGAACTCTTGAACTTGAAGACACTTTATCTTTCATATAATGAGATGCTAGAAGGGGTTTTCCCAGAATTCCCATTAAATAGCTCTTTGGAGATATTGATTATTTCTAGTACGAATTTCTCTGGGAGTCTGCCAAATTCTTTGGGAAACTTGGAATCCTTGATATCCTTGGATCTTCGTCATTGTAATTTCTCAGGGTCAATACCTTGGTCAATTGGGAATCTCAGTGAATTGGTTTATTTAGACCTCTCCTATAATCATCTCTCCGGGCACTTACCACCGATGCTTGCTGGTTCAAAAATTTCAACCATTGATCTTTCTTCTAATTACTTTATTGGGCAGATCCCAAGCACTCTCGGTCATGCACATCACCTTATATCACTTCATCTTGAAGACAACTTATTGACTGGATCTATCCCCATGTCTTTGTTCACACTCAAAAAATTAGAGAAGTTGTCTCTAGTTGACAACAAGCTCTCTGGTCAACTGCAAGAATTCACAAATGCATCTTCAACATTGCAATATGTTGGTCTGTGGGGCAATAATCTCCATGGGAAGCTCCCAAAATCACTTGTTAATCTCTTTGCTCTCATCTCACTTGATTTAAGTTCAAACAACTTTGATGGTTCGGTGATGGGTTTAGAGTTGTTTGGCCACCTTCAAAATCTCACATACTTGGATCTTTCAGGCATTGATTTGTCAATCTCTCACCGAATTGTTGGTTCTTCTCTTCTATTTCCATCTCTCCATACTTTGAAATTGCAATCTTGCAATCTGATGGCTATCCCATCTTTCTTGAAGCATAAGAAGAATATGGGGCTCCTAGACCTTTCAAACAATAGAATTAATGGGGTTATACCCAAGTGGATTTGGGGTATTGGGCGCTCTTTGAATTTATCTTACAACTTATTTAATGATATTGAGAGGCCTCTTCCTGATCCTAAAACTATGATGAGCATCAACAGCCTTGATCTACATTCTAATATGCTTCAAGGACAAATTCCCCTTCTCCACGCacaatttttggattattcaaATAACTATTTCACTGGTTCCATCCCACTTAATATATCTGCATACCTACTTGGCACTTCTGCTTTTTTTTTGGCCAACAACAATCTCACCGGAGAAATCCCCGCATCAATTTGTGATACATATCTTCAAATCCTTGATCTTTCAAAGAATAACTTGAGTGGTTCAATCCAAGGATGTCTATTAGAGAGCCTTTCTAATTTGCAAGCACTTAACCTTAGAGAGAATCAATTTCAAGGAATCCTCCCTCAAAACATCAACTCAAGTTGCTCACTGGTAACAATCGATTTTTACGGAAACAAGTCTCGAAGGAGAAATACCAAAATCATTATCAAAATGTGA
- the LOC120265328 gene encoding receptor-like protein 6 translates to MPLVLPPPSPSSSPPPVGSSSSMISSDDRSVSIFLLFIPCSFLFLFILVPFSLSSSTSANSQQCLDLLDLKKSFIMLNASTDIDYYFPATTSLPHWLPGTDCCGWEGVSCDEASDLVVSLDLSERYMGGNIMPSLFNLTSLQTLNLAYNSFNQLSAVLLLDLEKLANLTHLNLSYSGLLVGQVPISISRLTKLISLDLSTYDIYPLKLEKPDLGTLIGDLSHLKELYLDEVDISSSTTEWSQAISHSVPGLEALSLIDCSLSGPIDSSFSKLQNLSILHLDSNSLSQVPEFFAKFPSLSVLSLKPIPRSIWNLSELVNLNLADNHLFGDLPPMPASSKISILDLSYNNVTGLISSTLSSARQLVSLDLAGNSLTGSIPMSLFTLPQLEKLYLADNKLSGQLQEFKNASSTLQYVDLSGNNLRGKLPKSLANLSALVLLDLGSNNFDGSVVELELFGYLQNLRVLDLSGINFLTSNRIADSSHLFPSLTQLELESCNLTAIPSFLKHKKNIFLLNLSYNRINGTIPTWIWSIGSFFKFMYLAFNSFTDIEKTFLKHSNNF, encoded by the exons ATGCCTCTTGTGttaccaccaccatcaccatcatcatcaccaccaccagtaGGCAGTAGCAGCAGCATGATAAGTTCAGATGACCGGAGTGTCTCCATCTTCCTCCTTTTCATTCCATGCtccttcttatttttgttcataCTGGTACCATTCTCCTTATCAAGTTCCACGTCAGCAAATTCACAACAATGCCTGGACCTTCTCGACCTCAAAAAAAGTTTCATCATGCTCAATGCAAGCACCGACATCGACTACTACTTCCCTGCAACAACTTCACTCCCGCACTGGCTTCCTGGCACAGACTGCTGCGGGTGGGAAGGAGTCAGCTGCGACGAAGCATCCGATCTTGTTGTTTCTCTGGACCTCAGCGAGAGGTATATGGGAGGCAACATTATGCCCTCCCTTTTCAACCTCACCTCCCTCCAAACACTCAATCTTGCCTACAATAGCTTCAACCAGCTGAGTGCTGTCCTGCTTTTGGATTTGGAAAAATTGGCTAATCTCACACATCTCAACCTTTCATATTCCGGACTGCTGGTAGGCCAAGTCCCCATCAGCATCTCTCGCCTCACAAAACTCATTTCTTTGGACCTTTCCACATATGACATATATCCTTTGAAGCTGGAAAAGCCTGACCTTGGTACTCTCATCGGAGACCTTTCTCATTTAAAAGAGCTGTATTTGGATGAAGTGGATATTTCTTCAAGCACGACGGAGTGGTCCCAAGCCATCTCTCACTCCGTTCCTGGACTTGAAGCTCTCAGTTTGATTGATTGTTCGCTGTCAGGGCCAATTGACAGTTCCTTCTCCAAGCTCCAAAATTTATCAATACTTCATCTTGATTCCAATTCTCTGTCCCAAGTGCCTGAATTCTTTGCAAAATTTCCTTCTTTAAGTGTGCTGAGTCTCA AGCCAATACCCCGGTCAATCTGGAATCTCAGTGAATTGGTTAATTTAAACCTCGCTGATAATCACCTCTTTGGGGACTTGCCACCAATGCCTGCTAGTTCAAAGATCTCGATCCTTGatctttcttataataatgtcactGGACTGATCTCCAGTACTCTCAGCTCTGCACGTCAACTTGTGTCACTTGATTTAGCAGGCAACTCACTCACTGGATCTATCCCAATGTCTTTGTTCACCCTACCGCAATTGGAAAAGTTGTATCTAGCTGACAACAAGCTCTCGGGTCAGCTGCAAGAATTCAAAAACGCATCTTCTACGTTACAATATGTTGATCTAAGTGGCAATAATCTCCGAGGGAAGCTCCCAAAATCACTAGCCAATCTCTCTGCTCTCGTGTTACTTGATTTAGGTTCAAACAACTTTGATGGCTCAGTGGTGGAATTAGAGTTGTTTGGCTACCTTCAAAATCTCAGAGTCTTGGATCTTTCAGGCATTAACTTCTTGACCTCTAACAGAATTGCAGATTCTTCTCATCTATTTCCATCTCTTactcagttggaattggaatctTGCAATCTCACGGCTATCCCATCTTTCTTGaaacataaaaagaatatattccTGCTAAACCTTTCATACAACAGAATTAATGGTACTATACCCACCTGGATATGGAGTATTGGGAGTTTCTTTAAGTTTATGTATTTAGCTTTCAACTCATTCACAGATATTGAGAAGACTTTCTTGAaacattcaaataatttttga
- the LOC120264636 gene encoding receptor-like protein 18, which produces MPQKVSSRCAIQTINLNGNKLEGVVPSSWANCAELEVVDLGRNKLADSFPHWLMNLSALKVLVLKKNKFFGHLTGICKECFKSMKAMMVHQGQTETIGYRNDSSSAPYYQDTITVNLKGFEIQLVKILSTFTSIDLSDNQFVGNIPQVLGDLKSLHSLNMSLNAFTGEIPRVVGDMSELEALDLSGNQLSGVIPSSLTSLTFLAFLNLSNNNLIGRIPQSYQFFTFSNSSFEGNPGLCGSPLSRDCINSTSVEPSSNSTNTPTEFDMDKIWFWMFTGLGYGVGFAAAIIYLLFFPKWKMWYKRRFMNR; this is translated from the exons ATGCCTCAAAAGGTCAGCTCAAGATGTGCTATACAAACCATTAACCTCAATGGAAACAAGTTAGAAGGGGTGGTACCCAGCTCATGGGCCAACTGTGCTGAGCTAGAAGTCGTAGACCTTGGTAGGAATAAGTTGGCAGACTCTTTCCCACATTGGCTGATGAACCTTTCTGCACTGAAAGTCTTGGTTctcaaaaaaaacaaattctttgGACATCTGACTGGAATTTGCAAAG AGTGCTTTAAGAGCATGAAGGCGATGATGGTTCATCAGGGACAGACGGAGACAATTGGATACAGGAATGATAGTTCAAGCGCACCATATTATCAAGACACGATTACTGTTAATTTGAAAGGGTTTGAGATCCAACTAGTAAAGATTTTGTCTACCTTCACTTCCATCGATTTGTCAGATAACCAATTTGTGGGAAATATTCCTCAAGTTCTTGGTGATCTTAAGTCCCTTCATTCTTTGAACATGTCACTTAATGCTTTCACTGGTGAAATTCCACGGGTAGTCGGAGATATGAGTGAGCTAGAGGCATTGGACCTCTCAGGAAACCAATTATCAGGAGTGATTCCGAGTTCTCTAACCTCCCTGACCTTCTTGGCTTTCTTGAATCTGTCAAACAACAATTTGATTGGCAGAATACCACAGAGCTACCAGTTCTTCACATTCTCAAATTCATCATTTGAAGGGAATCCAGGACTGTGTGGGAGCCCATTATCAAGGGATTGTATTAATTCAACTAGTGTGGAGCCATCTTCAAATTCTACGAATACACCCACAGAGTTTGACATGGACAAGATTTGGTTCTGGATGTTCACAGGATTGGGTTATGGAGTTGGATTTGCAGCGGCCATTATCTATCTATTGTTCTTTCCCAAGTGGAAAATGTGGTACAAGAGGAGGTTCATGAACAGATAA
- the LOC120264612 gene encoding receptor-like protein 35 translates to MISSNQWSGSFFLLSILSCFFFMLVLFSSSSFSSATAVLMTSHSQQCLDLLDLKKGFIKLSESDNYYYYPATTSLPHWHAGTDCCRWEGVSCDEASGLVVSLDLSERYSGGDIMPSLFNLTSIQRLNLAFNRFNQSTVLFSDLEKLANLTHLNLSNSGLLVGQVPIGISHLTKLISLDLSSYMDDRYALKLEKPDLGTLIKDLSNLKELYLDRVNISSSRTEWCQAISDSAPGLQALSLQYCSLSGPFDSSLSKLRNLSILLLDGNDPLSKVPDFFANFSSLTELSLSRCGLQGVFPTGVFELLNLKTLDISYNEMLEGFFPEFPLNSSLEILTISGTSFSGSLPNSLGNLESLISLDLLYCNFSGSIPWSIGNLSELVYLDLSENRLSGDLPPIPASSKISILHLSYNNFSGSIPSTLSSARHLVSLDLGINSLTGSIPMSLFTLPILENLYLAHNKLSGQLQEFTNASSTLHYVDLGSNNLQGKLPKSLVHLSALRILYLGSNNFDESVVELELFGHLKNLTDLDLYGINLLVSNRIADSSHLFPSLMALKLKSCNLTDIPSFLKHKKNMFLLDLSNNKINGTIPNWIWSIGSFGLSMDLSFNLFTDIEKPFWKHSNNLEALDLSSNRIGGTIPSWIWSRVDPDLFTLNLSCNLFTSVEGSFSNSSTNIVIIDLHSNLLEGPIPLPPPNREVPSSICSATKLYIFDLSYNNLSGSIPACLLESLIDLRVLNARENHFQGSIPQKVSSRCSIQTINLHGNELEGVVPSSWVNCIELEVLNLGRNKLAGYFPHWLMRLPALKVLVLKENKFFGHLTGICEGNHLLMLQIFDISSNHFTGILPSECFKSMKAMMVHQGRTKTIGYRNGTFESSNGTLAISYYQDAVKVDLKGFEIELVKILTTFTFIDLSNNLFVGNIPQVFGDLKSLHSLNMSLNAFTGEIPRVLGDMSELESLDLSQNQLSGVIPSSLTSLTFLAFLNLSNNNLIGRIPQSYQFFTFSNSSFEGNPGLCGSPLSRDCINSTSVEPSSNSTNAPTEFDMDKIWFWMFTGLGYGVGFAAAIIYQSFFPKWKMWYKRRFMNR, encoded by the exons ATGATCAGTTCAAATCAGTGGAGTGgctccttcttccttctttccATTCTATCCTGCTTCTTTTTCATGCTAGTACTATTCTCCTCATCAAGCTTTTCGTCAGCCACTGCAGTACTCATGACCTCCCATTCACAACAATGTCTGGACCTTCTCGATCTCAAAAAAGGTTTCATTAAGCTGAGTGAAAGCGACAACTACTACTACTACCCTGCAACAACTTCACTGCCGCACTGGCATGCTGGCACAGACTGCTGCCGGTGGGAAGGAGTCAGCTGTGACGAAGCATCAGGTCTTGTTGTTTCTCTTGACCTCAGCGAGAGGTATAGTGGAGGCGACATTATGCCGTCTCTTTTCAACCTCACCTCCATCCAAAGACTCAATCTTGCTTTCAATAGGTTCAACCAGAGCACTGTCCTGTTTTCGGATTTAGAAAAACTGGCTAATCTTACACATCTCAACCTTTCTAATTCCGGACTGCTGGTAGGCCAAGTCCCCATCGGCATCTCTCACCTCACAAAACTCATATCTTTGGACCTCTCTTCATATATGGATGACAGGTATGCTCTAAAGCTGGAGAAGCCTGATCTTGGTACCCTCATCAAAGACCTTTCTAATTTAAAAGAGCTCTATTTGGATAGAGTCAACATCTCTTCTAGCAGAACGGAGTGGTGTCAAGCCATCTCTGACTCTGCTCCTGGACTTCAAGCTCTCAGCTTACAGTATTGTTCACTGTCTGGACCGTTTGACAGCTCACTGTCGAAGCTCCGAAATTTATCAATACTTCTTCTCGATGGTAATGATCCCTTGTCCAAAGTGCCTGACTTCTTTGCAAATTTTTCCTCTTTAACTGAGCTTAGTCTCAGTCGCTGTGGGCTCCAGGGTGTGTTTCCAACCGGCGTGTTTGAACTCTTGAATTTGAAGACACTTGATATTTCATATAATGAGATGCTAGAAGGGTTTTTCCCAGAATTCCCATTAAATAGCTCTTTGGAGATATTGACTATTTCTGGTACGAGTTTCTCTGGGAGTTTACCAAATTCTTTGGGAAACTTGGAATCCTTGATATCCTTGGATCTTCTTTATTGTAATTTCTCAGGGTCAATACCTTGGTCGATTGGGAATCTCAGTGAATTGGTTTATTTGGATCTCTCTGAAAATCGCCTCTCTGGGGACTTGCCACCAATCCCTGCTAGTTCAAAGATCTCAATCCTTCAtctttcttataataatttctCTGGATCGATCCCCAGTACTCTTAGCTCTGCACGTCACCTTGTGTCACTTGATCTAGGAATCAATTCACTCACTGGATCTATCCCGATGTCTTTGTTCACACTCCCAATATTAGAGAACTTGTATCTAGCTCACAACAAGCTCTCTGGTCAGCTGCAAGAATTCACAAACGCATCTTCTACATTACATTATGTTGATCTAGGGAGCAATAATCTTCAAGGGAAGCTTCCAAAATCACTTGTCCATCTCTCTGCTCTCAGGATTCTTTATTTAGGTTCAAACAACTTTGATGAGTCAGTCGTGGAATTAGAGTTGTTTGGCCACCTTAAAAATCTCACAGACTTGGATCTTTATGGCATTAACTTGTTGGTCTCCAACCGAATTGCAGATTCTTCTCATCTATTTCCATCTCTCATGGCTTTGAAATTGAAATCTTGCAACCTGACAGATATCCCATCTTTcttgaagcataaaaaaaatatgttcctGCTAGACCTTTCCAACAACAAAATTAATGGTACAATACCCAACTGGATATGGAGCATTGGGAGTTTTGGCTTGTCTATGGATTTATCTTTCAACTTATTCACTGACATCGAGAAGCCTTTCTGGAAGCATTCAAATAATCTTGAGGCTCTAGACCTTTCAAGCAACAGAATTGGTGGTACCATACCAAGTTGGATATGGAGCAGGGTGGATCCTGATCTTTTCACCTTAAATTTATCATGCAACTTGTTCACAAGTGTTGAGGGGTCTTTCTCCAATTCTTCCACCAACATTGTTATTATCGATCTGCACTCTAACTTGCTTGAGGGACCAATACCTCTTCCTCCACCAAATA GAGAAGTCCCCTCATCGATTTGCAGTGCAACAAAACTCTACATCTTCGATCTCTCTTACAACAATTTGAGTGGTTCTATACCAGCTTGCCTATTGGAAAGCCTCATTGATTTGAGAGTATTGAATGCTCGAGAGAACCATTTTCAAGGAAGCATACCTCAAAAGGTCAGCTCAAGATGTTCTATACAAACAATTAATCTCCATGGAAACGAGTTGGAAGGAGTGGTGCCTAGCTCATGGGTCAATTGTATTGAGTTAGAAGTCCTAAACCTTGGTAGGAATAAGTTGGCAGGCTATTTCCCACATTGGTTGATGCGCCTTCCTGCATTGAAAGTTCTGGttcttaaagaaaacaaattctttGGACATTTGACTGGAAtttgtgaaggcaatcacttgcTGATGCTCCAAATCTTTGACATCTCTTCAAACCATTTCACTGGTATCTTGCCATCAGAGTGCTTTAAGAGCATGAAGGCAATGATGGTTCATCAGGGACGGACTAAAACAATTGGATACAGGAATGGAACATTTGAATCCAGTAATGGTACATTGGCAATATCATATTATCAAGATGCAGTTAAGGTCGATTTGAAAGGGTTTGAGATTGAACTAGTCAAGATCTTGACTACCTTCACTTTCATTGATTTGTCAAATAACCTATTTGTAGGAAATATTCCTCAAGTGTTCGGAGATCTTAAGTCCCTTCATTCTTTGAACATGTCATTAAATGCTTTCACTGGTGAAATTCCACGTGTGCTCGGAGATATGAGTGAGCTGGAGTCATTGGACCTCTCGCAAAACCAATTATCAGGAGTGATTCCGAGTTCTCTAACCTCCCTGACCTTCTTGGCTTTCTTGAATCTGTCAAATAACAATTTGATTGGCAGAATACCACAGAGCTACCAGTTCTTCACATTCTCAAATTCATCATTTGAAGGGAATCCAGGACTGTGTGGGAGCCCATTATCAAGGGATTGTATTAATTCAACAAGTGTGGAGCCATCTTCAAATTCTACGAATGCACCCACAGAGTTTGACATGGACAAGATTTGGTTCTGGATGTTCACAGGATTGGGCTATGGAGTAGGATTTGCAGCGGCCATTATCTATCAATCGTTCTTTCCCAAGTGGAAAATGTGGTACAAGAGGAGGTTCATGAACAGATAA